The genomic segment GCGGAGGACGCCGACAACGCACGGGCAATGGTGGAGGATTGGAACAGGACCCACGGCGGCTGGGCAGCAGGAAACGTCGGATGAACATGACGCTGGACGGAAAGGTCGCGGTGGTCACGGGCGGCTCGCGCGGGATCGGCAAGGGCATTGCGGCGGCGCTGGCGCAGGCAGGAGCTCGCGTGATGATCACCTCGCGCAATGCCGAGAGCTGTCAGGCGGCGGCGGCCGAGATCGGCGCCGACTGCCTGTTCGAGCCGGGCCACGTGGGACGGCAGGAGGACGCCGAGCGCGTCGTGGCCGCCACGATGCAGCGGCTCGGACGGCTCGACATCCTCGTCAACAACGCCGCCACCAATCCCTACGCCGGCCCCACCATCGACGTCGACATCCCGCGCTGGGAGAAGACGATCAGCACCAACCTGACGGCGCCGCTGGTGTGGACGCAGCTAGCCTGGCGCACCTGGATGAAGGAGCACGGCGGCTCCATCATCAACATCTCGAGCGTAGGCGGGCTGGCGACCAACCCGATCCTCGGCGTCTATGACGTCACCAAGGCGGCGCTCATCCATCTGACCAAACAGCTGGCTGCCGAGCTCGGGCCCAAGGTGCGCGTCAACGCAATCGCACCGGGCCTGATCAAGACCGACTTCGCGCATGCACTTTGGGCAGAAGGACGCGGGGACGCCGTAGCGATGGCTTACCCGCTCAAGCGCCTCGGAGAGCCACGAGATATCGCTCAGGCTGCCCTCTATCTTGCCGACGACGCCGCCAGCGGCTGGATGACCGGCAACACGCTCGTCATCGACGGCGGCGGACTGGTCAGCTTCGGCAAGGTCGGCTGAGACCATCGTCGCGCGCGAGGCGCGCAGCAACGCGCGCGTCTTGCGCGACGAAAGTCTGGTCTTCGTGCTTCGCGCCCACAGGCGCCGGCCAAGTCCGAATATCAGCAGATACATTGCCCTGTCCTCTTGGCGGGAAGGTCGCTGCCTTCCCGCCGGTCGCAAAACCGATCCTCCATTGGATGCATGCAGCTCGAGACGCTCGCGCATCACACCAGACGCAGCCGCGCACGGCCCATGGCGCTGGATTGCAGCAGCATCCACAGCGCCATCGCACTGGCCAGGGCGCCGGCGGCGAACACCGCGCCGTAGCCCGAGGCCTCGGCCAGCACGCCCAGAGCGGCGGCGCCGCCCCACGCGCCGAGATTGAAGGCGCCGGCGAAGAGCGTCATCAGCCGCCCGCGCTCGCTCGGTAGCGAGTACTCGATTGCCAGCGCATTGAGCGACGGAAAGAACACTCCGTGCGCCAGGCCGAACACCGCGCCGATGCCGATTAGCGAGGTGGCGCCGAACAGCGCCACGTACGCGACGATGGCCACGTAGAGCGTCAGCGCCAGCAGTGCCACGCGCTTGCGCCCGAAGCGGTCGGGCAGCCAGCCGCAGAACAGGCGCACCGCCACCGCCGCCGAAGCGTACGCGACGAAGAAGCTGCTGACGTCGCGATAGCCCTCGGCCAGCGCCAGCGGCTGCAGGAACGTGAACATGGCCGCGAACGCCACTGCGATGAGGAACACCACGCTCATGTACAGGCGGCTCTGCGCGCGGCGCGCCACCTGCATCAGCGTCCCGCGACGACCTTCCTGCACCGGCGTTCGCCCGTCGGCGCAGCCGGCGAGCACCGCCGCCACCAGCGACGCGACCACGGCCAGCGCGAACACGCTCGGCCACCCCGCCGCCTCCGCCAGCGGCTCGTCGATGGCCGGAGCGATCGCATTCATGATCAGCATGCTGCTGCCGGCCAGCCCGACGGCTTCGCCGAGGCGCGAGGTCGGCGCCATGTCGGCGATCAGCGTCGAGTACGACGCCATCTGCATCGTGAAGGCGATGCCCTGCACCACACGCAGCGCGTACAGGAGAAACCCGACTTCGGTGACGTAGGTGAAGCCGAGCGAGCTGAGGGCCAGCAGCAGCGCGGATCCGACGAACAGCGCGCGCCGCGAGACGTGATCGATGCAGCTTCCCACGGCCACCGTTGCGGCCACCGAAGCTGCGCCGAAAACGCCCGCGACCCAGCCGATCTCGGCAGGACCCGCACCCAGCTCGAGGGCCAGGTACTTGGGCAGCAGATGAAAGCTCGAGAATGCGAAACCGAAGGCGCTGCCGGCACTCAGCAGCAGTGCGAACGGGCGCGTCCAGAGCACGTCGGCAGTCGCGACGCGCACCGAGGCGCCGCTGGCCAAACCGCCGGCTGTTCCTGGTCCCTGCTCTAGGATCGTGTCTCGCATCGTCTCTCTCCAGCCTTCTCCGAAGAGGCCGAGGAGCGATGCGGTTTCCGCGACACCCTTCGGCCTGGCTCCGGCGAAGGGTTGCGGTTGCTGCGTCTTACGACTTCAGGCGGACCACAACGCCTTCTCGCCATGCCAGTGCATGAGCGAAATGAACGTCGGATTAGCCTGTTTGCGTACGCGCAGCATCGGGAGCTTCGAGTTGTAGTCGCCCATTGCTTCGCGGTCAAGCCTGGCGGACGAGAAACTCACTCCTCGATGAGATCTTCGATCCAGGAATAGACTGCGACGGCCGAGGGAAGGCCGATGGTGCTTGCCGCAAGGGCAACGACATGGCGAATCGCCTCCGGTGTGCAGCCGGCTGCGCGCGCCTTGCGCACGCAGGAATGGACGGCGCCTTCGCGACCGGCGCCGACGGCCACGGCCAGCTTGAGCAGGCGCAGCGTCTGCTCGTCGTAGGGACCGGCCTCTTCGGCCTTTCGCATCATGTCCCATGCTTCGCCGAGCTTGGGAAAGTGTCGTACGAAGGAGCTGTAGGTTCTGGGCGGCTTGGCTGGCTGGTTGCTCATCACGAACCTCTCCTGTCGTTGCCGCGCGCGGGCCCGACAACGACGTTGCGCGGCGTCCCATCCAGGAACGCGCGCACGTTCTGCGCGGTCTCCCGCATTAGACGCTGCCGAGCCGCGAGAGTCGACCACGCCATATGCGGGGTGATCCAGCAGGCAGGCGCCGAGAGCAGCGGATGATCGGACGGTGGCGGCTCGGCCGACAGTACGTCGAGCGCTGCGGCGGCGGGTCGCCCGCTTGCAAGCGCGCGTGCGAGCGCGGCCTCGTCGATGAGGCCGCCGCGCGCGGTGTTGATGAGGATGCTTCCGCTGCGCATGCGCCGCAGAAGGCTCGCATCGACGAAGCGCTCGTTGTCGTCGGTCAGCGGGCAGTGCAGGCTGACGATGTCGGCCTGCTCGAAGATCTGCTCCACCGATGCCCACGCAAAGCCGCGGTAGCTGCCGGGGCGGCTGCGGCTGGGGCTGTGCGCGAGGATTCGCATGCCGAAGGCGCTGGCGATCTCTCCTACGCGGCAACCGATGCGGCCATGCCCGACGATGCCGAACGTCTTGCCGGCAAGCTCGGTCGTCGTGCGCAGCCAGAAGCTGAAGTCCGCGCTCCTGGACCAGGCGCCCTCGGCCACGGCCATGGCGTGCGCGCCCACCGCGTTCGTCACCTCCAGCAGCAACGCGAACACGTGCTGCGCCACCGACTCGGTCGAATACTCGGGCACGTTGCAGACGACGATGCCGCGTGCGGCGGCCGCCTCCAGATCGACCACGTTGGTGCCGGTGGCCAGCACCGCGATCATGCGCAGCTCCGGCAGCGCATTCAGCGCGTCGGCGGTGATGAGCGTCTTGTTGGTCAGGATGATCGCGGCGCCGCGTGCGCGCTCGACCACGGCCTCGGGCGAGGTGCGTTCGTGGACGACGAGCGTGCCGAGGGCGGCGACGTCGGTCCACGGATTGTCGCCCGGATCGAGGGTGGCGCCATCGAGGACGACGATTTTTCCCGCGCGCCCGTTGTGCTTTGCTTCGCTCAACGGCGCCGTTGTGGTCCGTCGCCTTTTGCGACGCAACACGGCCATCAGGAGCCCATCATGCCGCTCGAGCCCATCGTCCTGGACAGCGTCAAGAAGATCGGCCTCGGTCTGCAGCGCCCCGAAGACGTCGTCGTCTCCCGGGACGGACGCGTGTGGGCCTCGGATCAGGCCAGCGCCTGCGCCGAGATCCTTGCCGACGGCAGCCTTCGGCGCCTCGGCAAGGCCGGCGGCGCGCCCAACGGCATCAACATGGACCTGGAAGGCAACATCATCATCGCCAATTTCTTCGACGGGCCCCTTCAGAAGCTCGACGTAACGAGCGGCGACGTCACGACGGTCTGCAACGAGGTGGAGGGCGTGCGCCTGACGCACGCGAACTACCCGCTCGTCGACAGCCGCGGCAACATCTGGTGCACCAACTCGACGTACGCCGACCCGTGGGAGACGGCGCTCGATGGCCGCTCCGACGGCTTCCTGTTCCGCGTCGCTCCCGACGGCACGGGCACCATCCTCGCCGACGGCATCCAGTTCGCCAACGGAATCGCGCTGGATGCCGAGGAGCGCTTCCTCTGCGTGTGCCAGACCACCGGCTGCAACGTCCTGCGCTATCCCATCCATGGCGATGGCAGCCTTGGCCCGGCCGAGCTGTACGGCCCGGTGCTCGGCGAGCGTATTCCGGCCGGTGTCACGCCCGATCAGCTGCCGCCGCCCGAAGTGCTGCGCACGCTCGGCCTCACCGACGGCTGCGCCTTCGACGCCGAAGGCAATCTGTGGGTCACGCTGGTCACGGCCAACAAGATCGTCGCCATCACGCCGGCGCTCGAAGTCGTCACCATCCTCGAGGATCCCACCGGTGCGGTGATGAACCATCCCACCAACGTCAGCTTCGGCGGCGCCGACATGAAGGACCTCTACATCGGCAGCATCGCGGTCGACTACGTCCTGAAGGCGCGCAGTCCGGTCGCGGGCATGCCGCTGGTGCACCAGCGCTGACCCGCAACGCCGCGCTATCGCGGGGACGGGATCGAAACGGCCTTCGGTCCGGTCAGATCCTCGAGCATCTCACCGTACATGCCGCGCTTGAGCACGCGGCACGCATCGCGGCTCTTGCCGGCAAGCGGCCGAAGCCGCTCCACTGCCGCCGGCACGACACCCGCCTCCGGCTCGATCGCATCGACGATGCCCAGGCGCAGGCTCTCATCGGCCGAGAAGCGTGCGCCGGTCAGAACAGCGTCGCGGAAAACCCGCTCGCCGAGCTTCTCCTTGATGAGCGTGCGCATGCCCAGCACCAGCGGCATGCCAAGATCGATCTCGGGCAGGCAGAAGTAGCCGCGGTCGCTGCGCATGACGCGCCAGTCGTGCGCCAGCGCCAGCATCGCGCCGCCCGCGAAAGCATGCCCGTTCATCGCCGCGCAGGTCGCGACGGGGAACGCCACCAGACGGGCGAACAGCGCGAGCACCTGCCCGATGAACTTCATCGACGCCTCGTGCTCCTGCGTCGTCAACCAGTCCAGGTCGAGGCCGTTCGAGTAGAACTTCCCCTCCCCGGTCGTCACCAGCGCCGCCGCGCCCTTGCTGCTCTCGACTTCGTCCAGCGCCTGGTTCATCGCCCCGAGGAATGCCGGGTTGAACCGGTTCTCCCCGCACTTCATCTGCAGGATGAAAACATCCCCATCACGCGTCAGCTCGACATCGGCCATGAAAAACCCCGCGGTTAAGATGCAACTCCAAAAGCGACGTCAGGCCATCGCAACGCCACAACGCGGGCGACGAGAGTGCCCGAGATGCGAGGCAGCGGCCCGGGCCGCGAGCGGAAGCGTACTTCCTGTACGCTGAGCACGCAGGCCGGGCCGCAACGAAGCAGATCGGATGCTATCGTCGGCCGCGCATCCAGCGGCGCAGTCTCAGTCGCGACGGTACATCGTAACGACAGCCGCCCCGCCCAAGCCGAGATTATGCTGCAGTGCGACCTTGGCACCCGGCACCTGCCGCTTCTCCGCCTGTCCCCGCAGCTGCCAGTTCAGCTCCGCGCACTGCGCAAGCCCGGTGGCGCCCAGCGGATGTCCCTTCGAGATGAGGCCACCGGACGGATTGACGACCCACTTGCCGCCGTAGGTGACGGCGCCCGAATCGATCAGCTCTCCGCCCTTGCCCGGCTCGCACAGGCCGAGGCCCTCGTACGTGATGAGCTCGTTGCACGAGAAGCAGTCGTGCAGCTCGATCACCTGCACGTTCTCCGGGCCCATGCCCGACTGCTCGTAGACCTTCTCGGCGGCCTTGCGGGTCATGTCGGCGCCGACCAGCTTGATGCACGACTTCTCCTCGAACGTGGAGGGGAAGTCCGTGGTCATCGCCATGCCGGCGATCTCGACGGCGTTCTTCTGGAGGCCGTGCTTCTTGACGAAGTCCTCGCTCGCAAGGATCGCCGCACCGGCGCCGTCGCTGGTCGGGCAGCACTGCAGCTTGGTCAGCGGGCCGTAGACGGTCGGAGCGTTCAGGATGTCGTCGAGCGAATACTCGTCCTGGAACTGCGAGTACGGGTTGTTGACCGAGTGCTTGTGGTTCTTGTGCCCGATCTTGGCGAACTGCTCCCTGGTCGTGCCGTACTTCTCCATGTGCTCGATGCCGGCGTTGCCGAAGAACTGCGGTGCGCCGGGCGCATTGGCAAAGCCGCGCAGCGCGACCATCTCCGAGAAATGCTTGTCCATGGGGTTGGTGCGGTCCTGGAACTTCATTCCAAGGCTGCCCTTCTCCATCTTCTCGAAGCCGAGCGCCATGGCGCACTCGGCCAGCCCGCCCTCGATGAACTGCTTGGCCATGAACAGCGCCGTCGAGCCCGTGGAGCAGTTGTTGTTGACGTTGTAGATGGGCACGCCGGTGATGCCGATCTCGTAGACGGCGCGCTGGCCGGCGGTGGAGTCTCCATAGCAGTAGCCCACGGCCACCTGCTCGACCTTGTCGAAGGAGAGTCCGGCGTCGGTCAGGGCCTTGGTCCCTGCCTCCCTGGCCATGTCGGGGTAGTCCCAGGCCTTGCTGCCCGGCTTCTCGAACTTGGTCATGCCGACCCCGACGACGAACACTTTCCTGCCCATTTCGCTGCTCCTGTGGTTGGTTGGTGCCCGGCCCCGTCCTGCCAAGGGGCCGGTGCACGATCTTGCAGTTAACCGAGGCGCAGCGGAGAAGCGAGCGCCGCGGCGTGCCGGGGCGGTCTACGCCAGAAACCCGTCGACTGTGCCCGCGAGGCCGAGGCGTCAGACCGGGCCTGGGTTCAGGAACTCCAGGATCAACGCGTTGACCTGCTCGGCCGCCTGGATGTGCGCGCAGTGGCCGGCGCCGGGCAGCACCGCAATCTGCGCGCCCGGAATGCGGTCGGCCAGGATGCGCGCGTTGCCCGGCGGCACCAGCACGTCGTGCTCGCCGGTGACCACCAGGGTCGGGTGCGCGATCTGCGCGAGGCGTTCCCACGTGTCATGCCCCATGACCGCCGCCATCTGTGCCGCCAGCGTCGGTGCGCCAGCAGGCGTGAAGCCCGTGTCCGCGAGCAGTCCCTTGATCTCGTCGAAATTGGTTTCGAGATAGTCGCCGGGGAACAGCGTGGGCCCGATCTTGCGGATGACCTCGGCAGGATCCTCGGGCTGCTCGAGCATGAGCGTGCCGAGAAGGTCGCCGATGATCTCGCCGTCCGGCTGCTCGGTGTGCGCGCCGCCGCAGTTGGTCTCCAGAAGAATGAGCTTGTCGACGCGCTCCGGGTGCATCAGGACGAGCTCCTGCGCGATCATGCCGCCGTAGGACAGGCCCACGACGTGTGCGCGCTCGATGTCGAGATGATCGAGCACGGCCACGGCATCGGACGCGAGCAGCCCCATGGACACGGTGCGGTCGTCGCACTCGGACTTGCCGATGCCGCGGTGATCGGTCGTGATCACCTGGAAGCTGCGCGACAGCACCGGCACCTGCGGGAACCACCATCGCATCGGTGCGCCGAAACCCATCAGCATCAGGACGGGCGGCCCCTGACCATGTGTCTCATAGTAGATGCGACCGCCTTCGATCGGTGCGTACGGCATGTCTGTCTCCTGCCCTTCTCGTGCAATGCGCGTTGCTCTGCCCGCAACTCGCTGGTTCAATGCGCCTCTCGCGGCGACCCGACGCCGCGCGTTCTACCAGAGGAGCACGTCATGGCCGAGCAGTTCGAGCTGACCGACGAGATGAAGGCCCAGATCGGCAAGCAGTCGCCGCCCTGGGACTACGAGGTGACCACGACCAGCGTGCGCATGTTCGCTCGCGGCGTCGGCTACACCGATCCCGTCTACTATGACGTGGAGGCGGCCCGGAAGGCGGGCTACCGCAGCCTGCCGGCGCCGCCGACCTACCTCGGCACCGCCGTCTTCATCCCCGGCCGCTGCAGCGACACGTTCAGCGGGCCTTCCGAAGGGCTGCCCAGCGTCCATCACGGCCTCAAGGGCCTGCTCGACGGCGGCACCGAGACCGAGTACGTCGACGACATCTGCGCCGGCGACACGCTGACGGCCGTGCAGAAGCTGGCCGATCTCAAGGTCGCCAGCAGCGGCGCGCTCGGCAGGATGCTGCTGGTCACGTTCGAGACCACCTACACCAACAAGGCCACCGGCAAGGTCGTCGCCAGGCAGCGCGGCCAGGCCATCTACTACTGAGCAGGGAGGCGAGCATGCCGCGATTCGAAGAGATCGAGGAAGGCCAGGCGCTGCCCGAGCTGCGCAAGACCCCGACCCTGCAGACGCTGGTGAAGTACTCGGCCGGCAGCGGCGATTTCAATCCGCTGCACCACGACTACGATTTCCCGCAGTCCAAGCAGATCGGCTCCATCATCGTCCACGGGCGCTTCAAGTACGCGTCGCTCGGACAGCTCGTTTCGGACTGGCTGGGCCACGCCGGACGCATCGAGAGGATCTCGTGCCAGTACCGCGGCATGGACCTCCCGAACGCGACGTTCGTCTGCAAGGGCGTCATCAAGAAGAAGTCGGACGAAAACGGAAAGAGAACGGTGGAGATCGACGTTTGGACCGAGAACGCCGAAGGAAAGAAGACGACGCCCGGCTCGGTCACCGTCGCGTTTCGATGAGGAGGTCTTCGTCACGCTGGATCTCGGCCCACTTTTGCACCTTCCAGCGCTCGAACTCCTCGCCTTCCCACGCACGATGATCGCCCCGCCGGTAGGCCTGCGCATTGCGATGGTAGAGCCAGGCGTTGAGGCGATTCTCGCGTGCGGAGTCGCGCTGCTTGATGGCCTTGGCCGGAATGCCGGCGATGATCGAGCCGGGCTCGAAGGTCGAGCCTTCCTTGACCACCGCGCCGCCGGCCACGATCGAGCCCGCGCCGATCACCGCACCGTCCATCACAACCGCCCCTACGCCGATCAGGCAGGCATCGCCGATCGTCGCACCGTGCACGGTGGCGTGATGGGTGATCGAGCAGAAGTCGCCGATGATCGTCGGCACGTCGTAGCCGACGTGGATCATCACGAAATCCTGCAGGTTGGTCATGCGGCCGATGCGGACGTGGCAGCACTCGCATCGGATCACCGAGTTGAACCATAGCGAGGAGCCTTCGCCGATGGTGACTTTGCCATGGACGGCGGCCGTCGGCGCCAGGAAGACGCTGTCGTGAATCGATTGCACGAGGCCACAGATGCCGGCTGCGGCGATTCGGAGCAAGAACGCGCCGTCGCGGCGGAAGCCGAGGTGCGAAAGCGCGGCCACATCGCACTGGCATCGATGGTGGCCGTCGCGTGCCTCCTCTTCGCGTTCGTCTACCCGCCGTTCGACGTCGGCACCATCGCGCTGGTGGCGGTGGCGCCGGTCGCGCTGGTCCTGCTCGATCCCAGCCTGCGATGCTCGCTGGCGGCTGCCGCCGGCTCCGGACTGGCGTTCGGGTGGCTGGCGGCGCTGATGATCGTGGGCCCGTGGATGTACCAGGCGGCGGCGCAGTACTTCGACAAGCCCGCCACCTTCGCCGCCGCCTTCACCGTTGCCGTCAACGGCGGCTACGTGGCGGTCTTCTATGCCGCATTGTTTGCGCTGCTGCGGCTGCTGGCCGCGGCCTCGCCGGTGCAAGCGGTGCTCGGCACGGCCTCGTTGTGGACGGGCCTCGAGTACGTGCGCGCTGCCGCTGCCGGCAATGCCTGGGCGCTGCTCGGACAGGGCCTGCATGACGTGCCGGTGCTGCGCGAGGCTGCCGGCGCCGGCGGCGTCTGGCTCCTGACCTGGGCTTGCGCACTGACGGGAGCCGCCATCGGCGTGGCGCTGCGGCGCGACATCGATGCGCGCGCGCGACGCCTGGCCATCGATCTGGCCGTTGCCGGTCCCGTCGTTCTGGCGCTGCTGGCGTGGGCGACCCGGCCGGCGCCCGCTGGCCGCGCGCTGCTGCCGCTTCGCGTGGCAGGCGTGCAGGCCGACATCGCCGGCACCGATCTGTGGAAGCCCGAGCTGCGCATGGCGCATCTGCAGCGATACGTCGAGATGACGCGAGAGCTCGAGCCGGGACGCGTCGACCTGGTGGTGTGGCCCGAGAACGCGGTTCCCCTACTTCTGGACGCGGACAAGGCCGTGCGCGAGCGCCTCGCCGACCTGGCGCGCACGCTCGGCAGCGCCTTGCTCGTCGGTGCGCCGCGCAGCAGCTCGGGCGGGGACGGCACCGCACGCTTCTTCAACAGCGCCTGGCTGTTCGCGCCGGACGGCTCGGTCGCGCACTACGACAAGCTGCATCTGCTGCCCTACATCGAGACCTCTCCCGCCTTCATGCCCGTCATTGCTCCGAGCGCGCAGTACGATGAAGGCGACGGTGTCGTGCTGTTCGACGTCGCCGGATGGCGAGTCGCCCCGCTCATCTGCCTGGAGGCGATCCATCCCGGCTATGCGCGCGCGGCGGCCATGACGGGCGCGGACGTTTTCGTCAACATCTCCAACGATGCCTGGTTCGGCGCCGGATACGGCCCCGAGCAGCATCACGTGATGAGCGTGCTGCGCGCAGCCGAAAGCCGCCGCCCGATGGTGCGAGTGGCCAACGGAGGGGTGACGGGCGCCGTCGATGCGCGCGGCGCGCCGATCGGCGAGCGCAGCGTGCGATCGACGGGCGTGCGTCTGTTCGAGGTGGCGCCCGCGGACAAGCCGCTGTCGTTCTTTCACCGGTGGGGAGACTGGGCGGCCTGGGCTGCGCTCGTGCATTCGGCGCTGCTGTGCGGGCATGCGCTGCGCCGCCGCCGGCAGGCCGCGAACCGTGCCTTCCGCGACGAGAAGCCGGCGAACGCGTGACGGTCAGCGCCGGCGCCAGGTGCCGCCTGCGTCCTGCACCCACCAGCCGGGCTCCGCCTTGGCGACCCATGTTTCGGCGAAGATCTGCTGGATGTCGCGCACGCGCTCGCTTCCGTAGCCGTTGGCCGCCGCGATCTCGCGGTAGAGCTGCGTGCGGTCGCGGTTCTCCGCTTCGACCAGCCGTCGCACTGCCGCCTTGCCCGCCAGGTCCAGACCCGCAAGATCGCGCGCGACCAACACGCCGCCGCGGTCGATGCCCACCGCGCCGCTGTTCATGTACGGACGCAGCTGCGCGGAGCGAGCCTTGATGGCGTCCTTCAACGCGCGGATGGCGGGCGTGGAGACGTTGACGTCCGGATCGGCAGCGTGCGCATCGGCGACGAGGAGAGACGAAGCCATCGCCAGCAGCCTCCCAGGCGACAGGCTGCTGCGCGGCTGCACGGAAGCGTCCTTTGCGGCATCGCCCCACGTCTCCTCGACGATCTGCTCGGCG from the Candidatus Limnocylindrales bacterium genome contains:
- a CDS encoding SDR family oxidoreductase, with the translated sequence MNMTLDGKVAVVTGGSRGIGKGIAAALAQAGARVMITSRNAESCQAAAAEIGADCLFEPGHVGRQEDAERVVAATMQRLGRLDILVNNAATNPYAGPTIDVDIPRWEKTISTNLTAPLVWTQLAWRTWMKEHGGSIINISSVGGLATNPILGVYDVTKAALIHLTKQLAAELGPKVRVNAIAPGLIKTDFAHALWAEGRGDAVAMAYPLKRLGEPRDIAQAALYLADDAASGWMTGNTLVIDGGGLVSFGKVG
- a CDS encoding MFS transporter; the encoded protein is MLWTRPFALLLSAGSAFGFAFSSFHLLPKYLALELGAGPAEIGWVAGVFGAASVAATVAVGSCIDHVSRRALFVGSALLLALSSLGFTYVTEVGFLLYALRVVQGIAFTMQMASYSTLIADMAPTSRLGEAVGLAGSSMLIMNAIAPAIDEPLAEAAGWPSVFALAVVASLVAAVLAGCADGRTPVQEGRRGTLMQVARRAQSRLYMSVVFLIAVAFAAMFTFLQPLALAEGYRDVSSFFVAYASAAVAVRLFCGWLPDRFGRKRVALLALTLYVAIVAYVALFGATSLIGIGAVFGLAHGVFFPSLNALAIEYSLPSERGRLMTLFAGAFNLGAWGGAAALGVLAEASGYGAVFAAGALASAMALWMLLQSSAMGRARLRLV
- a CDS encoding carboxymuconolactone decarboxylase family protein: MSNQPAKPPRTYSSFVRHFPKLGEAWDMMRKAEEAGPYDEQTLRLLKLAVAVGAGREGAVHSCVRKARAAGCTPEAIRHVVALAASTIGLPSAVAVYSWIEDLIEE
- a CDS encoding D-2-hydroxyacid dehydrogenase; the encoded protein is MSEAKHNGRAGKIVVLDGATLDPGDNPWTDVAALGTLVVHERTSPEAVVERARGAAIILTNKTLITADALNALPELRMIAVLATGTNVVDLEAAAARGIVVCNVPEYSTESVAQHVFALLLEVTNAVGAHAMAVAEGAWSRSADFSFWLRTTTELAGKTFGIVGHGRIGCRVGEIASAFGMRILAHSPSRSRPGSYRGFAWASVEQIFEQADIVSLHCPLTDDNERFVDASLLRRMRSGSILINTARGGLIDEAALARALASGRPAAAALDVLSAEPPPSDHPLLSAPACWITPHMAWSTLAARQRLMRETAQNVRAFLDGTPRNVVVGPARGNDRRGS
- a CDS encoding SMP-30/gluconolactonase/LRE family protein; this translates as MPLEPIVLDSVKKIGLGLQRPEDVVVSRDGRVWASDQASACAEILADGSLRRLGKAGGAPNGINMDLEGNIIIANFFDGPLQKLDVTSGDVTTVCNEVEGVRLTHANYPLVDSRGNIWCTNSTYADPWETALDGRSDGFLFRVAPDGTGTILADGIQFANGIALDAEERFLCVCQTTGCNVLRYPIHGDGSLGPAELYGPVLGERIPAGVTPDQLPPPEVLRTLGLTDGCAFDAEGNLWVTLVTANKIVAITPALEVVTILEDPTGAVMNHPTNVSFGGADMKDLYIGSIAVDYVLKARSPVAGMPLVHQR
- a CDS encoding enoyl-CoA hydratase-related protein; the encoded protein is MADVELTRDGDVFILQMKCGENRFNPAFLGAMNQALDEVESSKGAAALVTTGEGKFYSNGLDLDWLTTQEHEASMKFIGQVLALFARLVAFPVATCAAMNGHAFAGGAMLALAHDWRVMRSDRGYFCLPEIDLGMPLVLGMRTLIKEKLGERVFRDAVLTGARFSADESLRLGIVDAIEPEAGVVPAAVERLRPLAGKSRDACRVLKRGMYGEMLEDLTGPKAVSIPSPR
- a CDS encoding lipid-transfer protein: MGRKVFVVGVGMTKFEKPGSKAWDYPDMAREAGTKALTDAGLSFDKVEQVAVGYCYGDSTAGQRAVYEIGITGVPIYNVNNNCSTGSTALFMAKQFIEGGLAECAMALGFEKMEKGSLGMKFQDRTNPMDKHFSEMVALRGFANAPGAPQFFGNAGIEHMEKYGTTREQFAKIGHKNHKHSVNNPYSQFQDEYSLDDILNAPTVYGPLTKLQCCPTSDGAGAAILASEDFVKKHGLQKNAVEIAGMAMTTDFPSTFEEKSCIKLVGADMTRKAAEKVYEQSGMGPENVQVIELHDCFSCNELITYEGLGLCEPGKGGELIDSGAVTYGGKWVVNPSGGLISKGHPLGATGLAQCAELNWQLRGQAEKRQVPGAKVALQHNLGLGGAAVVTMYRRD
- a CDS encoding alpha/beta fold hydrolase — protein: MPYAPIEGGRIYYETHGQGPPVLMLMGFGAPMRWWFPQVPVLSRSFQVITTDHRGIGKSECDDRTVSMGLLASDAVAVLDHLDIERAHVVGLSYGGMIAQELVLMHPERVDKLILLETNCGGAHTEQPDGEIIGDLLGTLMLEQPEDPAEVIRKIGPTLFPGDYLETNFDEIKGLLADTGFTPAGAPTLAAQMAAVMGHDTWERLAQIAHPTLVVTGEHDVLVPPGNARILADRIPGAQIAVLPGAGHCAHIQAAEQVNALILEFLNPGPV
- a CDS encoding MaoC family dehydratase N-terminal domain-containing protein — translated: MAEQFELTDEMKAQIGKQSPPWDYEVTTTSVRMFARGVGYTDPVYYDVEAARKAGYRSLPAPPTYLGTAVFIPGRCSDTFSGPSEGLPSVHHGLKGLLDGGTETEYVDDICAGDTLTAVQKLADLKVASSGALGRMLLVTFETTYTNKATGKVVARQRGQAIYY
- a CDS encoding MaoC/PaaZ C-terminal domain-containing protein, translating into MPRFEEIEEGQALPELRKTPTLQTLVKYSAGSGDFNPLHHDYDFPQSKQIGSIIVHGRFKYASLGQLVSDWLGHAGRIERISCQYRGMDLPNATFVCKGVIKKKSDENGKRTVEIDVWTENAEGKKTTPGSVTVAFR
- a CDS encoding gamma carbonic anhydrase family protein, with translation MQSIHDSVFLAPTAAVHGKVTIGEGSSLWFNSVIRCECCHVRIGRMTNLQDFVMIHVGYDVPTIIGDFCSITHHATVHGATIGDACLIGVGAVVMDGAVIGAGSIVAGGAVVKEGSTFEPGSIIAGIPAKAIKQRDSARENRLNAWLYHRNAQAYRRGDHRAWEGEEFERWKVQKWAEIQRDEDLLIETRR
- the lnt gene encoding apolipoprotein N-acyltransferase, which translates into the protein MNRLHEATDAGCGDSEQERAVAAEAEVRKRGHIALASMVAVACLLFAFVYPPFDVGTIALVAVAPVALVLLDPSLRCSLAAAAGSGLAFGWLAALMIVGPWMYQAAAQYFDKPATFAAAFTVAVNGGYVAVFYAALFALLRLLAAASPVQAVLGTASLWTGLEYVRAAAAGNAWALLGQGLHDVPVLREAAGAGGVWLLTWACALTGAAIGVALRRDIDARARRLAIDLAVAGPVVLALLAWATRPAPAGRALLPLRVAGVQADIAGTDLWKPELRMAHLQRYVEMTRELEPGRVDLVVWPENAVPLLLDADKAVRERLADLARTLGSALLVGAPRSSSGGDGTARFFNSAWLFAPDGSVAHYDKLHLLPYIETSPAFMPVIAPSAQYDEGDGVVLFDVAGWRVAPLICLEAIHPGYARAAAMTGADVFVNISNDAWFGAGYGPEQHHVMSVLRAAESRRPMVRVANGGVTGAVDARGAPIGERSVRSTGVRLFEVAPADKPLSFFHRWGDWAAWAALVHSALLCGHALRRRRQAANRAFRDEKPANA
- a CDS encoding YdbL family protein, yielding MQRRNSIRSLALMFAMAAASACVTVNIYFPAPQVREAAEQIVEETWGDAAKDASVQPRSSLSPGRLLAMASSLLVADAHAADPDVNVSTPAIRALKDAIKARSAQLRPYMNSGAVGIDRGGVLVARDLAGLDLAGKAAVRRLVEAENRDRTQLYREIAAANGYGSERVRDIQQIFAETWVAKAEPGWWVQDAGGTWRRR